A window of the Bacteroides thetaiotaomicron VPI-5482 genome harbors these coding sequences:
- the ruvX gene encoding Holliday junction resolvase RuvX has product MSRIVAIDYGRKRTGIAVSDTLQLIANGLTTVPTHELLNFIGGYVAKEPVERIIIGLPKQMNNEASENMKNIEPFVRSLKKRFPELPVEYVDERFTSVLAHRTMLEAGLKKKDRQNKALVDEISATIILQTYLESKRF; this is encoded by the coding sequence ATGAGCAGAATAGTAGCTATAGATTATGGAAGGAAGCGCACAGGGATAGCTGTGAGCGATACGTTGCAACTGATTGCAAACGGGTTGACAACTGTACCCACGCATGAACTTCTGAACTTTATCGGTGGGTATGTGGCAAAAGAACCGGTAGAGCGGATTATTATAGGATTGCCCAAGCAGATGAATAATGAAGCTTCGGAAAATATGAAGAACATCGAACCCTTTGTTCGTTCATTAAAGAAACGTTTCCCGGAACTTCCTGTAGAATATGTGGACGAACGTTTCACATCTGTTCTCGCACACCGTACGATGCTGGAAGCCGGACTGAAAAAGAAAGACCGGCAAAACAAAGCATTGGTGGATGAGATAAGTGCCACTATTATTCTGCAAACATATTTGGAGAGTAAACGTTTTTAA
- a CDS encoding OmpA family protein, which yields MKKGLLFILMVGASVCLSAQEKGKTEGKAYTVETNRFGANWFISGGVGGQMYFGDNDGKADFGKRIAPALDIAVGKWFTPGIGLRVAYNGLQAKGAAPSANDLYTKGGKYSNGYYKQKWNMANFHGDVLFNLSNMFCGYNEDRLYSFIPYVGAGVALSWSEPHQQNLGINAGLINRFRVSDAWDINLELRGLLMKDAFGGTSKEGMAGVTVGVTYKFKKRGFNAVPTVPMVPESQLDDMRNRLNSLKGENESLKRDLVEARNKKPEVIVKKEGGFVPRLVVVFNIGKSNISKREYMNIEAMAKGIKANPEKTFTVTGYADKGTGSAEYNMKLSKKRAEAVRDLMVNEFGVPASQLKVDYKGGVGNMFYDDAKLSRVAIVEE from the coding sequence ATGAAAAAGGGTTTATTGTTTATTTTAATGGTAGGGGCTTCTGTGTGCCTGTCTGCTCAGGAAAAAGGAAAAACAGAAGGTAAAGCCTACACTGTAGAGACTAATCGTTTTGGGGCCAATTGGTTCATTAGTGGTGGCGTTGGTGGTCAAATGTACTTTGGCGACAACGACGGTAAAGCGGATTTCGGAAAACGCATTGCTCCGGCACTTGATATTGCCGTAGGTAAATGGTTTACTCCGGGTATCGGATTGCGTGTTGCATACAACGGTCTTCAAGCTAAGGGAGCTGCTCCTAGTGCTAATGACTTGTATACAAAAGGTGGCAAGTATTCTAACGGTTACTACAAGCAGAAATGGAACATGGCTAACTTCCATGGTGATGTTCTCTTCAACCTTTCTAACATGTTCTGCGGTTACAACGAGGATCGTCTTTATTCATTCATTCCTTATGTAGGTGCAGGTGTGGCTCTTTCTTGGTCAGAACCTCATCAACAAAACTTAGGTATCAATGCCGGTTTGATCAACCGCTTCCGTGTATCGGATGCTTGGGATATCAACCTTGAATTGCGTGGCCTTTTGATGAAGGATGCATTCGGCGGAACTTCTAAAGAAGGTATGGCCGGTGTAACTGTAGGTGTAACTTACAAGTTCAAAAAACGCGGATTCAACGCTGTTCCTACTGTACCGATGGTACCGGAAAGCCAGTTGGACGACATGAGAAACAGACTGAACTCTCTGAAGGGTGAAAACGAATCTCTGAAACGTGACTTGGTTGAAGCACGCAACAAGAAGCCGGAAGTAATCGTTAAGAAAGAAGGCGGATTCGTTCCACGTCTGGTTGTTGTATTCAACATTGGTAAGAGCAACATCAGCAAGAGAGAGTACATGAACATCGAAGCAATGGCTAAGGGTATCAAAGCTAATCCGGAAAAGACATTTACTGTTACAGGATATGCTGACAAGGGTACTGGTTCTGCTGAGTACAACATGAAGTTAAGTAAGAAGAGAGCTGAAGCTGTACGTGACCTGATGGTGAATGAATTCGGTGTACCTGCTTCTCAACTGAAGGTTGATTACAAGGGTGGTGTAGGCAATATGTTCTACGATGACGCTAAGTTGAGCCGTGTTGCTATCGTGGAAGAATAA
- the def gene encoding peptide deformylase: MILPIYVYGQPVLRKVAEDITPEYPNLKELIANMFETMVHADGVGLAAPQIGLPIRVVTITLDPLSEDYPEFKDFNKAYINPHIIEVGGEEVSMEEGCLSLPGIHESVKRGNKIRVKYMDENFVEHDEVVEGYLARVMQHEFDHLDGKMFIDHLSPLRKQMIRGKLNTMLKGKARSSYKMKQVK, translated from the coding sequence ATGATTTTACCAATTTATGTATATGGCCAGCCTGTTTTGAGAAAGGTGGCAGAGGACATAACCCCGGAGTATCCGAACCTGAAAGAGCTGATCGCGAATATGTTTGAAACAATGGTGCACGCCGATGGCGTGGGACTGGCTGCTCCACAGATCGGCTTGCCTATCCGTGTCGTTACGATTACATTAGACCCGCTTTCGGAAGACTATCCGGAATTTAAGGATTTTAATAAAGCTTATATCAATCCTCATATCATCGAAGTGGGTGGGGAGGAAGTCAGTATGGAAGAAGGCTGTCTGAGTCTGCCCGGCATTCATGAGTCTGTGAAAAGAGGAAATAAGATCCGTGTGAAATACATGGACGAGAACTTTGTAGAGCATGATGAAGTGGTGGAAGGCTATCTGGCAAGGGTGATGCAGCATGAGTTCGACCATCTGGACGGAAAGATGTTTATCGACCACCTTTCGCCATTACGCAAACAAATGATAAGAGGAAAATTAAATACGATGCTGAAAGGAAAAGCGCGTAGTTCATATAAGATGAAACAGGTGAAATAA